The Alphaproteobacteria bacterium region TCATGACACCATTGATAAGATCCTTGACCAATGTTTGTGATCCGATACTGATTGCCAAACCCAGAACGCTAAAACTATAAATAATTGGCATGATGTTGATGTTGAGTTCGCTTAGGATTAAAAGCGTACCCAAGACGATCAGGATCCAATGAATACATGACCGAGCAATAGGCACAACCGTTTTGAACAGCGCCATCGTATCATTTTTTCGCAAGTTGATCTTTCCAATAACCGATGTATTGTTCGCATAGGATTCAATAACGTGGTTGAGGATTCGCCAAAAAATAGCAAAAATCAAAAGAATAACGCCAATTCTAAACAACGACAAACCGGTTGAAATAATGCTGTCCTTTGACACTAATTCGCGAATGTTCCACAGTTGATGTACGCCCATTGATCGGGGGAGGATTTTATCCGCATTGTCACCAATGACTTTTTTTAATTCACCAAGAAGATTATCTCTTTTTTCTGGATCCTGCAGAGCCTCGATCATTTTGTTGGTTTCTGCTGTCCCCAAGACAGAGGAAGCCTTATTCGCCACAGATGGATGACTTGATTTAATATTGTCTGCAGTAGCTGTTGCAACAAGCGCATCCTTTACGGTGGCATGAAAATCACCCGCATAAAGAGAGGAAGCAGAACAGATTAAAAAAACAAAAAATAGGGCGAGTTTTCTCGACATTTTTTTATCCAATATTCTTTTCAACAAGATCTATCTCCTTTGTGTTTAGTTCTTTGTCTTGCACAGACAGCACATCCCATCCGCCGCCTAATGCCTTGTAAACATTAATCATATTAACCGATCGACTGCAAACACCATTAAGATAATCTTGTTTGCTTGTTAAATACATAATTTTTAACGGGGCAATATCCAAAGAATCGCTTAATCCTGACTTATTGCGATCAAGGCTAAGTTTATACGCAAGTTCATTACTGTCCATGGCCGTCTTTAAAAAATGTAGATTTTGATCCCCGCTGGCAAAGTTGGTCAGGGCATTCTCAACATCATGGAGGGCAGTTAGGATGGCTTTTTTGAATGAAATAAATGCCTGATCCCTGACGGCGTACTGCGCATCCACTGCTGCTTGTAATTTACCAAAATCAAAAATGGGCAAACTTATGCTTGGTCCAACAGACCAGCCGATGCTTTTATTGGTTAAAAGATTTGATGAATGGGCACTTGTCCAATTATAGCCCCCCGTTAACGAAAACGTTGGAAGCAAATTCCCGGTCGCAACGCCAATAGTGGCTGTCTCACTGGCTAATTGCCGTTCGGCTGATCGAATATCTGGGCGATTCAACAAAAGGCCCGCTGGCAAGTTGCTGAAAATAACGGGATCAGCCTGGGGAATATCTGTCGGCGCTCCCAATAAAGCCGTAAAAAATCCAGGGCCCCTGCCCAATAAGAAACAAATTTGATTGATCGTTACTTTGATTATGGCTTCGAGGGTTGGTATTCGGGCCATCATTTGGTTATAGGATGTCTCGGCACTAAGCAGATCTATGTCTGTTGCGTACCCAGAAATCTCGAGCCCCTTTCTAAGGGCAATATAATCCGCCCAAGCATCGGCCATTTCCCGCATTATTTGTAATTGCTGCTGATAGTTTCTAAGCTTTATGTAGTTTTGCGAAACATCCCCCAGCAGCGCCAAGATGACTGAACGACCGTCGTCGATGGCAGATTCAAATTTGGCCCCTGCTGACTCTTCTGCCCTTTGGAGTCGTCCGAACAAATCCAATTCCCATGTTGCGGCAAATTTACCAGCATAGAGATTACTCTGACGTGAACCGATGGCACTGGATGAAATATTTTTGCTGTTTTGACTTTTCGTAACAGACCCCAATCCAGTTAAAGTTGGAAACAAATTGGCCGTGCTTGCATCAATGGTGGTTCTGGCTTGACGTATTTTTGCCAAAGCGGTTTCCACATCCAAATTGGTCTTGACCGATTCCTGAATTAATTGATCCAGGATGGGATCACGAAAATTTTTCCACCAGGCAATGTCCTTAAGGGGCGTTGTTGTAGGAATCAGACTGCTGTTTTCTTGCCAACTATCATTCGCTGTAATATTTGGTTGCTCGTAATCCGGCCCCACCATACATCCATTAAGCAGGGCACTCAACGAAGCCATATAACAAAAAGTCTTTTTCATGTTATTTCACCAACTGACTGATAAATGGCGCCGTATCAGAAACCTCGATAAAAACATCCACCTGCTGTCCCACATAAACATTGGGTTTGTCGTTGTTAAACTTGTAAATCACCTGGAAAACACGCACGTCAACTCGTTCCGATGAATCACCCGTTAAGGATGTTTTTGGCAGAACATAGGGTTCAATCCGATCAAAGGCCAAATCAAATTTAATTTTCGTATTTCCCCGAATATAGGCAATCCCCCGCGCCCCCTTTTGATACCGCCAGGCTTCGTTTTCATCAATGTCAATACGGACCTGTAATTGACCAACTTTACCCAATAACAATAACGAAGGATTCTTTTGTTGATTCAGCGCATATTCCCCGGGGCTGATATTGACTTGCAACACATCAGCATCAATCGGGGCGCGGATTGTCAGGGCATCAAGATTGACCTTGGATGTTTGAAATTGGGCCTCAGCAACTTTTAATGCTTCTTGGGCAGTGACATAACCCGCTTGATCGATGGAATATTGATTTTCCCGACTTAGATAATCATCCCGACTTATGGCCCGTTTATCGGTGATTTTTTTAGCAATTTCGTATTTGGTTTTAGAGCTGGTCATTACGGCTTCGGCTTGTTTCAGGGCTGCCTTTGACTGATCAACCTGGCTTTGTTTCAGGGCTAAATCTGCCTTGGCTTGGCTTTGATCCAACGTAAACAAAGGATCTCCCACTTTAACTTTTGTGCCAACATCGACCACATCCTTGACAATGCCACTAACAAGGCAACCGATATTAATGTTGTTGGAACTGGCCTCTATGATCCCTTCCCCCGCAATAAAGTTTTGAAAAACTGACGCTGGTGGTTGTGTGATGGGTATTCCGGCTGGAACATTGCGCGATGTTAAGAACACCAAATGAATCATACCCAAAAATCCCAGGGCAGCAAAAATACCCAAAACTGTATGTAGGTTAAGGGGAATTTTTTTAAGAGCTACCTTAGCTGTTTCCACTGTGCTTAACATGTCCATCCTCCATTTCGGCAATACGATCAGCAAAATCGAAAATGCGGTTATCATGTGTTACCACGATAAGCGTGCGATTATTTTGTATCGTTAGTTTCTTTAATATCATCATGATGTTGCGCCCATTAATGCCATCAAGGGCGCTGGTGGGTTCATCACAAACAATCAGGTGCGGGTCATGTACGATCGCCCGCGCAATTGCCACACGTTGTTGTTGCCCACCTGACAGCTGATTTGGGGCATAATGCGCCCGATCGGACAGTCCGACCTGGTCCAAAACATCGATAGCTTTGGCTGTTGCTTCCTTGACCGATACACCATTAATAATCAGGGGAACCCCAACATTTTCCGCAACCGTTAGCGTTGGGATTAGGTTGTATTGCTGAAAAACGAAACCAATGTATTTTGATCGAAAAAGAAGTCGCTCTGGTTCGGTTAATTTGGCAAGATTCCGCCCAAAAACAGTGCAGTCGCCCCCATCGTAATCCAAAATACCAGCCACAACCGAAATCAGTGTCGTTTTGCCACACCCCGATGGGCCAGCAAGAATGACCAATTCCCCTGTGTTGACCACAAAATCTGATTTATTCAGGGCCATTACCACATGGTCGCCGGTGCGATAGGTTTTAACAACCTGTTGGCATTTTACGGCAATATCGATCTTTTCCATCATCACCCCTTGAACACGATGGCGGCTTCGAGTTTTAGGACTTTTCTGATGCTAAGGAATGCTGCAAACATGCAGATAACAGCAACGCCAATAATGCTAAAGACCATCATTTGCCAGGGGCACTTAAACGCCAAAAGCGTATGCGATTGCGAAACCCAATAAAATAAATAGGTAACGCATGTGCCAAGCCCATAACCCATCGTTCCAACCACAAGTGCCTGCAAAAGAATCATCGAAGCAAGAGTTTTCTGGCTGGTCCCCATTGCTTTCAATACGCCAAAATAGCGTAAATTTTCTTGTGTAAAATTATAGAATGTTTGTCCAGCAATGGCTGCCCCCACAAAAAACCCCAGAATAACAGTTGTTCCAAAATTAATGGGGATCCCGGTAAACTTTAGATAATAGTTCAGCGTTAGATCCATAAACTCATCCTTGGTATAGGCATTCATCCCCGTATTTTCTTTGATACGTGTCGTTAGTTGATGCAAATCCTGACCGGCCTTTGCCTTTACCAAGACATAACTCATGACATTACGTTGTGGTGGTATAAAACTGGTCGCCCGCTTGAACGTTGAATAAATAATGGGCATCGACTGAAATGTTGCATTTGTTTCGACAATGCCCACAACGACTGCGTGATGGTCGTTTAGCTCGAGCGTATCCCCAACTTTTAAGGGTCGCTTAGGTCCACCAGGATAAGCGGGGGGCGATGCCAGTTTGTCAATCGCGCCATCTTTGTTGACTATAATGCTGTTGGCAATACGCAAATCTTCTAGTTTGCCATCAAGTAGTCTCCCTGGACCCCCAATCAATGTGGCATCATCAATCCCAATAATATTGCAGGTTTGAAAGTGTCCATTGGGAAGCCGCGCCAATATGTTGCCCTTGTACAAAGGACGCGCCCATTCTACCCCTTCGATGCTGGCCACACGATAGAGCCGCGCACTGGGCAACGGTGTCACGTCATCAATGTATTTGACCTGAGGATCCATCACCCAAATATCGGGTGAGCTGATATCCGAAATAAAACTATAGGCCCGCGACATAATGCCCAAGAACACCCCCGGTTGTTGCGTCATAATAAGGGCTGCAAATGAAATACCCAAGATGATTCCAAGGTACTTTCCTTTATCACCTATTAACATTTTTAGCGCTATATAATACAAGGAATAACCGGATTATTCTATTAGTCTTAATTCAGTTATAAACGAAACGTATTAAGAAACCGTGAAGATCCCGGCGAAATTGTGTTCCCTTGATATTCCGCCAAAAGTGGGCTACTTTGTTTTAATTGATTATTAGTAATTTATGTGCAGGATTATTGAATGGGTTTTAATTGTGGTATTGTTGGTCTTCCTAATGTGGGGAAATCGACGCTTTTTAATGCGTTAACAGCAACAGCGGCGGCTGAGGCGGCGAATTATCCGTTTTGCACAATTGAACCCAATGTTGGGCGTGTGGGCGTTCCCGATGATCGCCTGAGCCAGGTCGCCGGTATTGCTAAATCGGCGAAAATTATTCCAACTCAGCTGGAGATTGTTGATATCGCAGGTCTTGTTCGTGGGGCAAGCAAGGGCGAAGGGCTGGGTAACCAATTCCTGGGTCATATTCGATCGACCGATGCCATTATCCATGTATTGCGATGCTTTGAGGATGATGATATTACGCATGTGGATGGTACCATTGATCCGTTGCGCGACCTAACCACCATTGAAACCGAATTGATGTTGGCTGACATGGAAAGTTTGGAACGCCGTCTTCCCTCTCTTGAAAAACGGGCAAAAAGCGGCGATGCAGAAGCAAAAGCCCTGATCCCCCTTATTCAACCCATATTGGCGGCGTTGATCGCCGGAAAGCCTGCCAAATCTGTATCCATTGCAAAGGATGATTTACCCCTTTATCATCAACTGCAATTGTTGACCAGCAAGCCAATCTTATATGCGTGCAATGTGTCAGAGGCCGAGGCCGCCACCGGAAACGCCAGCACACAAAAGGTTTTTGATTACGCACGTCAACAAGGGACATCGGCTGTGGTTATTTCTGCTGCTATTGAATCAGAGGTTGCATCCCTAACGTCTGCTGACGAACAACAGGAATTTTTGGAAAGTCTTGGGTTAAAAGAAACCGGCCTAAAACAAATCATCCGTGCAGGATACCAATTATTAAATCTGCTAACCTTTTTTACGGTAGGCCCAAAAGAAGCCCGCGCGTGGACCATTCACCAGGGGGCAAAAGCACCCATGGGCGCCGGCGTTATTCATACGGATTTTGAAAAAGGGTTTATCTGTGCGGAAACGATCAGCTTTCCCGATTATGTGACTTGTAATGGGGAGGCAGGTGCTAAGGTTTCCGGAAAGCTTCGACTAGAAGGTCGCGAATACATGATTCAAGATGGGGACATTTTTCATTTTCGCTTTAATGTGTAGGTTTGTGACAGCCGGCATTACAACATATTCCTATGCCCCTCCCCGATCATTTTCCAAGGAGAAACACCCAATTGTCATCCCGCGATCAAGCCCGAGGATGACAATTGTGGGAAATAATCCGCAGCGGATACATTCAACGGAACCTCTATATAATCCTAACCAAAACTTGCTCATGCAGGCCGTTATACGCAACGTATTCATAACGAATATTATTGTTTTTAACAAAATCTTGAAAGGCTCTGTACTCGTATCCCTCCCACCTGGGAAAATTAAAATACTCATCAAACAAAATTAATGTCCCTGGTTTTATATAGTCTTTCAAAAAATCAAGCACCGTTTTTGTTGACGAATAAAGTTCGCAGTCGATGTGAATAAACGCAATCGGTCGATTTGATGGCTTGATGTGCTGTTCAATGAATTTTGGCAGGGAATCGTCAAACATCCCTTTATGAAGTTCCGCGTTGGCAATTAGCGATGGAAATGTATTATTCCGTAAATACCCAAATGTTCCCTTGGGGAATCCTTCCCGCCAATCCTCTGGTAACCCCCTTAAAGAATCAAATGTATGTACGGTATTTTTGGGGGATAGCGCTGCCATAAAGTTAGCTGGTTTTCCAAGCTTTGTTCCAAACTCGAGCAAGAATCCGTTTCCTAATTTTGCGGCTTCCTCTGCCGCATATTTCATGATATCGGCATCACTTGTAAAAACCTTGGCATTGATCATCTCGTTCTGTGCATAGGCAAGTGCAGTCGGATTCCCCTCGATGGGCTTGTTGCGTGTATTAAAATGCAATACTTGCTGTCCCTTTTCTGATGGTGCATTGACGGGCGGCATTTTTATAACCATGCCCCAAAGGCGAAAATTGTTCACTTCTTCATCTGATGTTGGTGGGGGCGGTGCGGGGCAAGGCTCAGATGCCGGCGTTGTTGCCATAGCAAATTTCGAAATTATGATTAATAAGCTGAAAATACTATATAAACGCTTCATTCCAACCTCTTTTATACGATAATGGCTTTTCTCTATTAAAAGGTGATACCCTATTTATCACCAGAAAGTATACCAAAATTGACATTCTAATCAAGGGAATAAGATGATCATTTTCGCATGGATGTTATTGCGCCAAAATAGCAGCAAACACAAAGATAAAATTGACAACGGCCCAATCAAACGGTATAGTTCACCCATATGATCCAGTCTGTGGCGGAGTAGCTCAGCTGGTTAGAGCAGCGGAATCATAATCCGCGTGTCGGGGGTTCGAGTCCCTTCTCCGCTACCAAAAATGTCTTGCAATCAGTCTTAAGGTCAAATCAGTGAAAATCAATGGAAACACAATTCGTGTAGGCAACGTTCTAGAACACGAGGGGAAACTTTGGGTCGCCGTTAAAACCCAGCATGTGCAGCCCGGAAAAGGTGGTGCTTATATGCAGGTAGAGATGAAAAATCTCATGGATGGCACAAAAACCAACGAACGGTTCAGATCTTCCGAGGGCGTAGAACGTGTTTTCTTGGATGCGTTGCCGTATCAGTTTTTGTACGAAGAAGGTGACTTTTTGGTCTTTATGGATCAGCAAACCTTTGATCAAATTTCTCTGCCAAAAGATTTCGTGGGCGAAGCAGCTGCTTTCTTGCAAGATGGAATGATTGTTGATATTTCTTCATACGAAGAAAAACCCGTTAGCATTCGCTTGCCCGATACGGTTGTTTTGACAGTCACAGAAGCCGACCCTGTTGTTAAGGGGCAAACGGCGACGTCATCCTATAAGCCGGCCATGCTTGAAAATGGTATTCGTGTGATGGTGCCGCCCCACATCGACAGTGGCATGCGCATAGTTGTGAATACGGCTGATTCTACATACGTAGAACGGTCTAAAGATTAATAAAATTTAAGGGTGATTTAAGTGTCAGGTGCACGGATGGCTGCTCGTTCAGCCGTAATGAATGTTATGGTTGCGGCTGTTGAAAAGGCGGCGCGTGGGCTGGTTCGGGATTTTGGAGAGGTTGAAAACCTACAGGTATCCAAAAAAGGACCTGGTGACTTTGTGTCGACAGCTGACAAAAAGTCCGAAAGTATCTTGATTAGCGAGCTATCCAGGGCACGGCCAGGGTATTCATTTTTGACCGAGGAATCAGGTGAAATCCCCGGGGACGATAAAGACCACCGCTGGATCATTGATCCATTGGATGGAACAACAAATTTCCTGCATGGAATTCCCCATTTCGCTATCGTTGTTGCTCTGGAACGCCAAAAAGAAATTATTGCCAGTGTTACGTATGACCCCATTAAAGATGAACTTTTTGTGGCTGAAAAAGGAAAAGGGGCATTTTTAAATCGCAGACGTCTGCGGGTTTCTGGACGTCGGAACCTGGAGGATGCCGTTGTTGGTATTCCGATTCCCTGCATCAGACGAAGCCTTGATGGAACAAACAATGTGGGTCTTTTTCAACGACGGATGGAAAAAATTTCACCGCTCGTTTCAGGATTTAGACGAATGGGCGCGGCAGCCCTGGATTTGGCTTATGTTGCATCGGGACGCCTTGATGTATTTTTCGAAGATACCCTTTCGCCATGGGATATGGCGGCTGGTATTCTTTTGGTCAAGGAAGCCGGTGGATACGTCACAGAGATTTCAGGCGGTCGCAATATGCTGAATTCCGGAAGTATTCTTGCCACCAACGAAGACCTTCATGCGGTATTCCAAAAAACGCTGAGCGCTATTGTTTAATCTACGCTGAAATACGGCCATCACCCCCGGGTTTACCGGAGGTGGTTATTGCGCTTAACGCCGCTATTATTTCTTTTCAGGCAATTCACCAACATAGATTCCCATGCTTTCGGCTGTCCGTGCCATTGTGCCATTCGGGTCAACCTCCTGGTTATACTGAACGACGTCGGAAATGGCGACATCGACCACCTGACAATTTTGCCAAGAAACCATTCTGCCCATTTTATTTTGGGCAACCAAATCCACTGCCGCCACGCCAAATGCCGTTGCCAGCGCACGATCACGCGCATTGGGTTGACCGCCTCGTTGAACGTGTCCAACAACATTGACGCGCGTTTCCATGCCGGTGGCTTCGTGAATTTTTTCGGCTATATAATGCCCGATTCCGCTATACCGCGGCAACCCATTGGCATTCTGTATGCTTGATACTTCGCCGTCTTCTTTTTTCACTGATTCCGCAACAACGACAAGGGCAAAATCGCGCCCCGTTTCCCGTATAGAGTTAATTGTTTGATAAATAGAACTCAGCTTATAGGGAATTTCAGGAACCAGGATAATGTCCGCACCGCCAGCGATACCAGATTCCAGGGCGATATGCCCGGCATCCCGCCCCATGACTTCAGAAATCATGATGCGTTGATGGCTTGCCGCGGTGGGCTGAAGCCGATCAAGGGCTTCTGTTGCTATGTCCAGTGCTGTTGAATACCCAATGGCGACCTCTGTGTTCGAAACGTCATTATCAATTGTCTTTGGGATGAAAACAAGGTTCAAGTCCCCCTGCTCTGCCAATTGATGTAAAATTCTAAGGCTGCCATCGCCACCAATACCAATCAGTGCATCCAATCCTAATTCATGGTAACCATTGATGATTTCCTGCGAACGGTTGCTTTTGGTTCCGTCGGCGTTGGGGAAAATAAATGGGTCATCCCTGTTGGTGCTGCCCAAAAGTGTCCCGCCACTTCTAAGGACGCTGTGATCGCAAAATTCCACCGTTAATTCTTTGTATTCAAGGGGGCGCGTCAGCAATCCCGTTGTGCCTTTGCGGATGCCAAAAATCTTCCATCCATAATTTTTGATGGCATGATGTGTGACGGCACGGATAGCCGCATTGAGACCGGCGCAATCCCCGCCACTTGTTAATAGGCCAATTCGTTTTGTCATTAGGGGTTTCCCTTGTCGTTTTAATATCTTCCTTTAAGAGTAGCCATATATTGCCTTCTTGTACAGATGGGCAATCAAATTCTTTTTATGCAAAACGACTTCAAAATTTACTTTCTATTAACCTTTTTTTGTTAGATTTCCAATAATGCTGTTTCGTGTGAAATTGTGCTGTAGTATTAAATTTTTCTAGAAAAGGTCTTTACTGTATGTTCAAATTATTGGTAACAAAGTCGTTGTTCTGTTTTGTCGTTATACTGATTCTTTTCCAGCAGGGAACTTGTTCGGAAATTTTTGAAAAGTCCGAAAATCCCCTGTTTGACCAAACAAAAATTGCCTTTACATCGGGAATGATTCGGACAAGCGCGCAGGTGGTGGAACATCCGTTGGCCGTTATCATGACGCAATTACAAAAAAGCGGACCTCAGTCTTCCCTGAAAAATCTTACGAAATTTTATGCGAAAGTCCCACACGAACTTTATCGTGGTTTTATTCCCGCGTGCGGTACGTTTGCAATTAACAATATCTATCGATTTCCAATTATGTATATGCTGCCGTCTGTCCTTCCGGAATCGGTTTCGAAGATTGGTACGGTGGCTTCGTTGGCGGCCGTGGACACAATGGTTATGTTGCCCCTGAACGCAATGACAACGAAAATGATTACAGGTGGCCTTAATATGAGAGAAACCCTGTCACCCGATCTTTTCCATGGATTTTCAACGGTTTACGCACGTCAGTTTGCTGCCTGGGGGACTTTCATCCCGGCGTATTATTATTTCAAGGGGGTTGCACAGGATCTTAATCCAGATGGCCTGGGTTTTGGATCTTTCCTGGGCATCGGAAGTGGTATCGGAACATGTTATACGGCTGCAGTTTTGCCATTTGATAAAACCAGAACGCGGATCCTGCAAAAGGGGGCGATCGACAAAAGCTTTGTGATGGCGGCCAAACGCATCATTGCAGAGGAGGGATGGAGAGGATTCTATACGGGGTGGCGCGTTGATTTGCCAAAGGCAATTCTATTCAATACATTTCATACGCTTGCTTTACATCGAACAGACATGATTTTAAAAGAAAAAGGGTATCGTTGAGTTGTTGATTTGGGTATGCTTGTATGCATGACTGTTCCTGTAATAACATCACCGATTTTGTCGGTATTGTCCCATGTTCACCACGCTTTCTTTACAAGACAAGGCGGGACGAGTCAGGGTGCCTTTGATTCCCTGAACACAGGTCATTACAAGGGTGATGATGTTGAGGCTGTGGAGGAAAATCGTCGCAGGATTTGTTACAAATTCGGGCTGGATCGGGATTGTCTACGCTTGTTACGCCAGGAACATACCGATATTGTCCATGTTACGGGGATGCATTCGACTGGAATACCAACGGGGGATGGCCATGTTGCAACTGTGTCAGGTGTATTGCTCGGTATTCAAACGGCCGATTGCGTGCCCCTTTTGTTTGCGGATCGCAACCGACCCATTATCGGGGCCGTCCATGCAGGGTGGAGAGGTGCCGTGGGTGGTGTTATTGAAAACACGATAAAAACCATGGTTGATCAGGGCAGTATCGTCAAAGACATCGTGGTGGCAATTGGCCCCTGTATTTGGCAAGATTCGTACGAGGTTAGCGCCGATTTCTACGAAGCCCTAAAAGATCATGCTGAATTTTTTAAACCTGGAAAGCGCGTCGGGCATTATCAATTTGATTTGCCTGGCTATGTGTCCAATCGGTTGAGATTGGCCGGGGTTGAATCGATATGTCCGTCCCCCGCAGACACGTTTGCGAACGAAGACCGATTTTTCAGCTTTCGCCGAAAGACATTGCGTCAGGACGCGCATTTTGGGTGTCAAGTGGCAGTGATTGCAATTAAGGATTAGGGATAACCCGAGTTCGACGTAAGTATCCCCAAAAACCTCGTGTTTTCAAGGACAATCCTGGGTTGCTTCGTCGCTTATGCTCCTCGCAATGACGTCTTTGCGCGGAGGGCGAAGCCCGACAAAGCAATCCAGGTCTTAGAACACCAGTTTTGATAAGGTTTTTACGTTGAATTAGCGCTTTACTAATTGTGTGGGTGTGGGATTTTTTAATGCCGCTGTTTGTCCTGAGCAAACGCAAACGACCACGCCCTCTGAAAAGAGAGGTGGTCGGGAAGAGAGGATTCGAACCTCCGACATCCTGCTCCCAAAGCAGGCGCGCTACCAGGCTGCGCTACTTCCCGTCTTCATTATGTATACAAGAAACTGACCCATAAGCCAAGACTTCTTTTACATTTTGGATATGTTTTCTTTACGGACACCTTTCTGGCAAGGGCGCAGGCACCCCCAACCATGGCAAAAACGGATCGTGGTACGGCAAAATAAACTGCCGCGCAGGGCTGGTGGCGATCCCTGCCCCACCCTCGTCACATACCCAAGGGTCTGCCTGCTTTTCCGATTCCGGCGAATCCAGGGAATATAATTGATCCTGAAATGAATTTGCCATATGACGCAGCTGCCTGACCCATCGACCAAGAGTCCCAAGGACCACAGGAAGCTCCTTTGGTCCCAACAAAACAAGGGCCACAACGGCAATCAACAAATATTCGGTCCAAGCCAGATCTAACATTTTTATTCCGTTTGCTATATAGTCAACAAAAAGAATACACAAAAAGGGTCACCAATGTCACCATTTCGTTCAGAATTCCTTAGCATATGTAAGGAACGCGGCTTTATTCACCAGGGTACCGATATGGATGCACTGGATCAGCTTCTCCACAAAGAATGCATCACGGCCTATCTTGGGTTCGATGCGACCGCGACCAGCCTGCATGTTGGCAGCCTAGTCTGCATCATGTGGCTAAGGTGGCTGCAAAAAACGGGGCATAAACCGATCGTTCTGATGGGGGGCGCCACCAGCAAGATTGGTGATCCAACGGGCAAGGATGCCGAACGGAAATTCCTAAGCGATGACGATATTCAAACGAATATCACGGGAATTGCCCAAACGTTTGGGCAATTCCTTGATTTCAACGATTCGCCAACGGGTGCCGTTATGGTGAATAATGCCGATTGGATTGCGGGCCTCAATTACATCGATTTTCTGCGGGATTATGGCCGCCATTTTTCGATCAACCGTATGTTGACGTTTGACAGCGTGCGGCTTAGGCTTGAACGGGAACAATCGCTCAGTTTCCTTGAATTCAATTACATGATTGTGCAGGCCTATGATTTTCTGGAACTAAGCCGTCATCGTAATTGTCAGCTTCAGCTGGGTGGATCAGACCAATGGGGGAACATCATCAATGGGGTGGAGCTTGTAAAACGTGCAGACAATCGCCAGGTTTATGGTCTGACGACGCCGTTAATCACAACATCCAGCGGGGCCAAAATGGGCAAAACATCCAGCGGCGCTGTTTGGTTGAATAAAGATTTATTACCATCCTATGATTATTGGCAATTT contains the following coding sequences:
- a CDS encoding class I SAM-dependent methyltransferase; amino-acid sequence: MKRLYSIFSLLIIISKFAMATTPASEPCPAPPPPTSDEEVNNFRLWGMVIKMPPVNAPSEKGQQVLHFNTRNKPIEGNPTALAYAQNEMINAKVFTSDADIMKYAAEEAAKLGNGFLLEFGTKLGKPANFMAALSPKNTVHTFDSLRGLPEDWREGFPKGTFGYLRNNTFPSLIANAELHKGMFDDSLPKFIEQHIKPSNRPIAFIHIDCELYSSTKTVLDFLKDYIKPGTLILFDEYFNFPRWEGYEYRAFQDFVKNNNIRYEYVAYNGLHEQVLVRII
- the efp gene encoding elongation factor P, which gives rise to MKINGNTIRVGNVLEHEGKLWVAVKTQHVQPGKGGAYMQVEMKNLMDGTKTNERFRSSEGVERVFLDALPYQFLYEEGDFLVFMDQQTFDQISLPKDFVGEAAAFLQDGMIVDISSYEEKPVSIRLPDTVVLTVTEADPVVKGQTATSSYKPAMLENGIRVMVPPHIDSGMRIVVNTADSTYVERSKD
- a CDS encoding inositol monophosphatase family protein; the encoded protein is MAARSAVMNVMVAAVEKAARGLVRDFGEVENLQVSKKGPGDFVSTADKKSESILISELSRARPGYSFLTEESGEIPGDDKDHRWIIDPLDGTTNFLHGIPHFAIVVALERQKEIIASVTYDPIKDELFVAEKGKGAFLNRRRLRVSGRRNLEDAVVGIPIPCIRRSLDGTNNVGLFQRRMEKISPLVSGFRRMGAAALDLAYVASGRLDVFFEDTLSPWDMAAGILLVKEAGGYVTEISGGRNMLNSGSILATNEDLHAVFQKTLSAIV
- a CDS encoding ATP-dependent 6-phosphofructokinase, which produces MTKRIGLLTSGGDCAGLNAAIRAVTHHAIKNYGWKIFGIRKGTTGLLTRPLEYKELTVEFCDHSVLRSGGTLLGSTNRDDPFIFPNADGTKSNRSQEIINGYHELGLDALIGIGGDGSLRILHQLAEQGDLNLVFIPKTIDNDVSNTEVAIGYSTALDIATEALDRLQPTAASHQRIMISEVMGRDAGHIALESGIAGGADIILVPEIPYKLSSIYQTINSIRETGRDFALVVVAESVKKEDGEVSSIQNANGLPRYSGIGHYIAEKIHEATGMETRVNVVGHVQRGGQPNARDRALATAFGVAAVDLVAQNKMGRMVSWQNCQVVDVAISDVVQYNQEVDPNGTMARTAESMGIYVGELPEKK
- the pgeF gene encoding peptidoglycan editing factor PgeF, with translation MTVPVITSPILSVLSHVHHAFFTRQGGTSQGAFDSLNTGHYKGDDVEAVEENRRRICYKFGLDRDCLRLLRQEHTDIVHVTGMHSTGIPTGDGHVATVSGVLLGIQTADCVPLLFADRNRPIIGAVHAGWRGAVGGVIENTIKTMVDQGSIVKDIVVAIGPCIWQDSYEVSADFYEALKDHAEFFKPGKRVGHYQFDLPGYVSNRLRLAGVESICPSPADTFANEDRFFSFRRKTLRQDAHFGCQVAVIAIKD
- the tatB gene encoding Sec-independent protein translocase protein TatB, with amino-acid sequence MLDLAWTEYLLIAVVALVLLGPKELPVVLGTLGRWVRQLRHMANSFQDQLYSLDSPESEKQADPWVCDEGGAGIATSPARQFILPYHDPFLPWLGVPAPLPERCP
- the tyrS gene encoding tyrosine--tRNA ligase; the encoded protein is MSPFRSEFLSICKERGFIHQGTDMDALDQLLHKECITAYLGFDATATSLHVGSLVCIMWLRWLQKTGHKPIVLMGGATSKIGDPTGKDAERKFLSDDDIQTNITGIAQTFGQFLDFNDSPTGAVMVNNADWIAGLNYIDFLRDYGRHFSINRMLTFDSVRLRLEREQSLSFLEFNYMIVQAYDFLELSRHRNCQLQLGGSDQWGNIINGVELVKRADNRQVYGLTTPLITTSSGAKMGKTSSGAVWLNKDLLPSYDYWQFWRNTDDKDVGRYLRLFTEIPMDEIERLEKLEGAELNHAKKILADHATALARGVDDLPAIHETIARLFEGNAGSLDQLPKIVLSMQDLPVFIDDLFVRAGLCNSKGEARRLIQGGGARLDDQPITDVRMLLDSVWFQNASQVKISAGRKKHVVICVE